The genomic DNA CTGGTTGCTCAAAATTACTTCAAAGCAAAAAGGTAACAACGATGAGCAACAAAATTGCAGTGATCACAGGTGGTAATCGCGGTTTAGGTAAAAATACGGTATTAAGTTTGGCACGTAAGAATATTGATTGTGTGTTTACTTATCGAAGCCATAAAGATGAAGCGCAACAAGTCGTAGAGGAAGTCGCAGCGCTGGGGGCAAAAGCAGTCGCTATGCAACTTGATGTTAGCGATATTTTAGGTTTTGCTGAATTTAAACAATCACTTGAAAACATTTTAAAAACACAATGGCAAACATCTCGGTTTGATTATTTAATCAATAATGCAGGTCATGGTAGTGACAGTGCGTTTGCTGATACCAGCGAAGCCATGTTTGATAATTTGATGAATGTACATGTAAAAGGAGTGTTTTTCTTAACGCAAACACTGCATGAGATGATAAGCGGTGGCGGGCGCATTATTAACTTATCTTCAGGGCTGACACGGTTTGCTTTACCAGGTAAGGCAGCTTACGCCACCATGAAAGGGGCTGTTGAGGTCATGACCAAATACATGGCAAAAGAACTTGCAGGGCGAAATATTGCGGTGAATGTCGTTGCACCTGGCGCAATTGCAACTGACTTTGGGGGTGGTGTTGTGCGTGATAATGAAGATGTTGCGCAATTAGTAAGTTCATTTACCGCTATGGGGCGAGTTGGTCAAGCGGATGATATCGGTCCTATGATTGCGCAGTTACTCGGCGATGAAAATCGTTGGGTCACTGGACAGCGTATTGAAGCATCGGGTGGCATGTTTTTATAATCCTCAAGCGAGTGTGATGTCAGTGATCGCGTGTTTGTTTGCTTATTGAAATGAATGTGATTTAATCGCCTTCTCTTTTTAAGCAACGAACATGTGATTGCATTTATGCTCGATTTGGCAGTACTCGCGGTTTTTATTCCGACCTTTTTCTTTGTTTCTATTACGCCAGGAATGTGTATGACACTTGCCATGACACTCGGTATGAGTGTAGGCGTTAGACGTACTCTTTGGATGATGGTAGGTGAAGTGCTCGGTGTTGCAGTGGTTGCTATTGCTGCAGTGATTGGAGTTGCCAGTATAATGCTTAACTACCCTGAGTTATTTGCTGTTTTAAAATACTTAGGAGGGGCCTATCTTATTTACCTTGGCATCAATATGTGGCGCGCAAAAACAAGCTTTAAACTTGGCAACGAGGCTGAGCAGAAAATAGCGCGAAGCCAATTATTCTCGCAAGGGTTTATTACTGCGATAGCGAATCCTAAGGGGTGGGCATTTATGATATCACTCTTGCCCCCTTTCATTAATGTTGATGCCGCCGTGGCGCCTCAGTTAGCTATATTGCTGAGTATTATTATGCTTAGTGAGTTTATTTGCATGCTTATTTATGCCACAGGTGGTCAGAGCTTGCGGGTGTTTTTAGATAAAGGGGATAACGTTAAGTGGTTGAACCGTATTGCGGGTGCTTTGATGATGGCTGTTGGTGTATGGTTAGCTTTGGGCTAACCATACACTTTTCTAATTAAATGAGCTCTTTATCGTTGGTTACGAGATTAAAGCATTGTTTTAGTGTCTCGATTGCTGTTTTTGTTTTCGCTGCAAGGCTATCTCTAGCGGGTGTAACTGCGTACACAGTGTAGTCAGGTAAAGACCACTCAGGAGCAATTTCTATAAGCTCTTTGCTTTTTAATAAACTTCTCACTTCAGGCTCAGGCAGTACACCATAACCCACGCCATCACACACTAGCTTGGTAAGACCTTGCATATTATTGACGATAATTTTTGCCTTAGGTAATGGTTTACTGTCAAGGGTAAGTGCATTGAATGCATTACTGTCGGCGCTGATATGGGAAACTCTGGCATGGCATTCAAGATCATTCCATGTTGCGTGCTGAATTTTGCTGAGCGGGTGATCTTTATGGGCGCATAATTTAAGTGGCCATGTTGCGAGTTTACGAGCCACTAAATTAGAGTCTGTTAAAGGGCCGATTGCAATGGCCAAATCAGCACCAGATTTGATCATATCGACGGGTTCATCTGTTAAAACAAGCTGAATGCTTAAATCATCAAATTGATGGATCAGCTGTTTTAACGGCTCACTCAATAAACCACTGCCAAAACCTACCGGCGCAACCAGTTTTAGCTCCCCACTTGGATTTCTTTGCAAATTTTGCAATTGACTACTGGCATGTTCTGCCAGTGTGAGCATTTTCAAACAGCTTTGATAATACACATGCCCAGCTTCTGTTAGGGTCAATTCTCTTGGGCTTCGATTAAATAAACTTAACCCAACCTCTTGTTCTAAATGTTTGATGTGTTGGCTTACCGCAGATGTGGTCATTGCCAGCTCTGTTGCGGCACTGCTCATATTGCCTGTTTCAACTGTTCGAGAAAATACTCGTAATGTTTTAACTAGTTTTGAGTTCATTGTTCAGGCCTTCTTAATTCAGTTTTAAGAAATCGTAAATTGTAGAAATAGGGACTTCTCATTAATATCGCAAACGCTAATTATTATCATTTATAAAACAAATGTCACGGAGTATTATTATGTCGAGGGTAGTTTCTACGCTTTTACCACTTAGCGCAGCAGTGTTAGCTGGATTGTCTAGCTACGCAAATGCAGATGATAAAAAACAAGATATGGAAGTAATCGTGGTATCAGCATCTGGCTATGAGCAAATGCTTAAAGAAGCGCCTGCGAGTATTAGTGTGATTGATCGTGAACAACTAGAAAAACGCTTTTATCGTGACTTAACAGATGCCATGACTGACGTGCCAGGTGTTGTTGTAACAGGCGGCGGGGACCGAAAGGACATTAGCCTACGTGGTATGGCAAACCAATACACCTTAATTTTAATTGATGGTCAACGCCAAACCTCACGCGAAACCCGCCCAAACAGTGATGGCCCAGGTGTTGAAGGGGCGTGGACTCCACCTATTTCGGCGATTGAACGTATCGAAGTTATCCGCGGTCCTATGTCGTCATTATATGGCTCAGATGCAATTGGTGGGGTTATCAATATTATTACTCGCAAAACACCAGAAAAATGGTATGGCGAACTGCGTTTAGACAGCACTATTCAAGAGTCAAGTGAGTCGGGTAATATCAATCAAGGCAGTTTCTTTACTGCGGGTGGTTTAATTCCTGAGTTATTAGGTATGCAGCTATCGGGTCAATTTTCAAAGCGTGATGAAGACGATTTTGAAGCAGGCTTTCGTGGCAAAGAGCAAAGTAACTTAAAAGCGAAGTTTATTTTAACCCCATCAGATAGTCACGAAGTGATGCTTGAGATAGGCGGCGCACGACAAAAGCTCGATGAAACATTGGGTAAAACGGTTGCTCCTTTAGCCGAGGGCGAAAGTTGTGGGCGCAATGGTTGCCCTGAATCATCAACAACTGAATATGAGCAAGAGACCTATTCATTGAGTCATAATGGCTTTTATGATTTTGGCTCATCACGCAGTTACATAAAATACGATAAATTCGATAATACTTCTCGTGAAATGTATGTTGAAAATACGGATGCACAAACAAGCTGGACTTTACCTTTTACCAATCATAACGCTGCATTTGGTGCATCGTATTTAAAAGAAGAGCTAGACGATTACACCAGTAACCGCATTAGTGATTTAACCCATGTGGAGAATGAGCAATGGTCGGTGTTTGCTGAAGATGAATGGAGTGCAACTAAGCGTTTCAAGCTAACAACAGGGCTTCGTTACGATCATGATGGTAACTTTGCAGGCCACTTTAGTCCTCGATTATATGGTGTATACACTGTATCAAAAGCGATAACACTTAAAGGGGGGATTTCAACAGGCTTTAGAGCGCCGAATATTCGTCAATCTACCGCAGCTTGGGGGCAAGTGAGCCGTGGCGGTAACATTTACGGTAACCCTGATTTGAACCCTGAAAAGTCAGTAAACTATGAAATGGGTATTTATTATGATGCAAATCGTGATTTAACTCTTTCGAGCACAATATTCTACAACGAATTTGATGACAAAATTACCCGTATTTCATGCCCATTAACACAGTGTACCGATGGACCAAACCAGTTTGGTTCAATGCCGACGACCTATGTCAATGTGGATGAAGCCGTCACGCAAGGCTTTGAGTTATCTGTATCTTACGACATTACCAGTGAGCTTGATGTAAGTGCAAATTACACTTACACAGATTCTGAGCAAAAAACCGGTGAATATAAGGGCAGTCCACTTAACCAATTACCTAAGCATATTGTCCAAACCTCAGTAAATTGGCGTCCGGTTGATAAGCTAGGCACATGGT from Pseudoalteromonas sp. N1230-9 includes the following:
- a CDS encoding SDR family NAD(P)-dependent oxidoreductase — translated: MSNKIAVITGGNRGLGKNTVLSLARKNIDCVFTYRSHKDEAQQVVEEVAALGAKAVAMQLDVSDILGFAEFKQSLENILKTQWQTSRFDYLINNAGHGSDSAFADTSEAMFDNLMNVHVKGVFFLTQTLHEMISGGGRIINLSSGLTRFALPGKAAYATMKGAVEVMTKYMAKELAGRNIAVNVVAPGAIATDFGGGVVRDNEDVAQLVSSFTAMGRVGQADDIGPMIAQLLGDENRWVTGQRIEASGGMFL
- a CDS encoding LysE family translocator; translation: MLDLAVLAVFIPTFFFVSITPGMCMTLAMTLGMSVGVRRTLWMMVGEVLGVAVVAIAAVIGVASIMLNYPELFAVLKYLGGAYLIYLGINMWRAKTSFKLGNEAEQKIARSQLFSQGFITAIANPKGWAFMISLLPPFINVDAAVAPQLAILLSIIMLSEFICMLIYATGGQSLRVFLDKGDNVKWLNRIAGALMMAVGVWLALG
- a CDS encoding LysR family transcriptional regulator, with amino-acid sequence MNSKLVKTLRVFSRTVETGNMSSAATELAMTTSAVSQHIKHLEQEVGLSLFNRSPRELTLTEAGHVYYQSCLKMLTLAEHASSQLQNLQRNPSGELKLVAPVGFGSGLLSEPLKQLIHQFDDLSIQLVLTDEPVDMIKSGADLAIAIGPLTDSNLVARKLATWPLKLCAHKDHPLSKIQHATWNDLECHARVSHISADSNAFNALTLDSKPLPKAKIIVNNMQGLTKLVCDGVGYGVLPEPEVRSLLKSKELIEIAPEWSLPDYTVYAVTPARDSLAAKTKTAIETLKQCFNLVTNDKELI
- a CDS encoding ligand-gated channel protein, which produces MSRVVSTLLPLSAAVLAGLSSYANADDKKQDMEVIVVSASGYEQMLKEAPASISVIDREQLEKRFYRDLTDAMTDVPGVVVTGGGDRKDISLRGMANQYTLILIDGQRQTSRETRPNSDGPGVEGAWTPPISAIERIEVIRGPMSSLYGSDAIGGVINIITRKTPEKWYGELRLDSTIQESSESGNINQGSFFTAGGLIPELLGMQLSGQFSKRDEDDFEAGFRGKEQSNLKAKFILTPSDSHEVMLEIGGARQKLDETLGKTVAPLAEGESCGRNGCPESSTTEYEQETYSLSHNGFYDFGSSRSYIKYDKFDNTSREMYVENTDAQTSWTLPFTNHNAAFGASYLKEELDDYTSNRISDLTHVENEQWSVFAEDEWSATKRFKLTTGLRYDHDGNFAGHFSPRLYGVYTVSKAITLKGGISTGFRAPNIRQSTAAWGQVSRGGNIYGNPDLNPEKSVNYEMGIYYDANRDLTLSSTIFYNEFDDKITRISCPLTQCTDGPNQFGSMPTTYVNVDEAVTQGFELSVSYDITSELDVSANYTYTDSEQKTGEYKGSPLNQLPKHIVQTSVNWRPVDKLGTWLRVHYRGEESQPTTGPSQSSLIAPDYTLADIGGNYDLSRSIKLGFGVYNLFDKEITEDEYGYVEDGRRYWVSLGLSF